One window of Jannaschia sp. CCS1 genomic DNA carries:
- the sfsA gene encoding DNA/RNA nuclease SfsA, whose translation MRFPTPLVPARLLRRYKRFLSDAVLEDGTEITAHCPNPGAMLGLKDDGARIWLLPNDDPKKKLKYGWRLVELPDGHFAGIDAGLPNALVKEALAEGQIEALRGYSSIRPEQKYGDENSRIDFLLSEPGRPDAFVEVKNCHLRRESDWAEFPDCVTDRGAKHLRELTKIARSGGRAVMLYVVQRTDCARFRLAPDLDPAYARAFDAARDAGVEVLCHGTDITPEGITLTGPLPVDPSPQARD comes from the coding sequence ATGCGCTTTCCAACCCCGCTTGTCCCCGCCCGCCTTCTGCGTCGTTACAAACGCTTCCTGTCCGATGCCGTGCTGGAGGACGGGACGGAGATCACCGCCCATTGTCCCAACCCGGGCGCGATGCTGGGCCTGAAAGATGACGGCGCGCGGATCTGGCTGTTGCCCAATGACGATCCGAAGAAAAAGCTGAAATACGGTTGGCGGTTGGTGGAACTGCCAGATGGCCATTTCGCGGGCATCGATGCGGGCCTGCCGAACGCTTTGGTGAAGGAGGCGTTGGCCGAGGGGCAGATCGAGGCGCTGCGCGGTTATTCCAGTATCCGGCCCGAACAGAAATACGGCGACGAGAACAGTCGCATTGATTTCCTGTTGTCTGAGCCGGGACGGCCCGATGCCTTTGTTGAAGTCAAGAATTGCCACCTTCGGCGCGAGAGCGATTGGGCCGAATTCCCCGATTGCGTGACGGACCGTGGCGCGAAGCATCTGCGTGAGCTGACAAAGATTGCCCGAAGCGGGGGGCGCGCGGTCATGCTGTATGTCGTGCAGCGTACCGATTGCGCGCGCTTCCGCCTCGCGCCGGATCTGGACCCGGCCTATGCCCGCGCCTTCGATGCGGCCCGTGATGCGGGCGTGGAAGTGCTTTGCCACGGCACCGATATTACGCCTGAGGGGATCACCCTTACGGGACCATTGCCTGTCGACCCATCGCCGCAGGCGCGGGACTGA